A stretch of the Equus quagga isolate Etosha38 chromosome 9, UCLA_HA_Equagga_1.0, whole genome shotgun sequence genome encodes the following:
- the TSHZ1 gene encoding teashirt homolog 1: protein MQQDFAPPKCHLSRGNARSSRKRNAQSCQVSCNVDVNSTYVPEEELKAAEIDEENVEEDGLSLGIQEGDYVCNEETEIKEAQSYQNSPVSTATNQDAGYGSPFSENSDQLAHFKSSSSREEKEDPQGPDSISYPQDSLAQIKAVYANLFSESCWSSLALDLKKSSSTTSNNDVGQKEGSTPAPTPPTSTTGTTGTTASTPSSSSGSSSGSSTSTSTSSSGGSGYDWHQAALAKTLQQTSSYGLLPEPSLFSTVQLYRQNNKLYGSVFTGASKFRCKDCSAAYDTLVELTVHMNETGHYRDDNRDKDSEKTKRWSKPRKRSLMEMEGKEDAQKVLKCMYCGHSFESLQDLSVHMIKTKHYQKVPLKEPVPAITKLVPSTKKRALQDLVSPCSPEPAGIAADAALSESAKDQKTANPYVTPNNRYGYQNGASYTWQFEARKAQILKCMECGSSHDTLQQLTAHMMVTGHFLKVTTSASKKGKQLVLDPVVEEKIQSIPLPPTTHTRLPASHIKKQPDSPVGSTTSEEKKEPEKEKAPAASDAEKKIKEESEDGSEKFEPTTLYQYLREEDLDDSPKGGVDILKSLENTVSTAISKAQNGAPSWGGYPSIHAAYQLPGTVKPLPAVQSVQIQPSYASSVKSLSSEHSALLHSPGSLTPPPHKSNVSAMEELVEKVTGKVSVKKEERPAEKERGSPAKAVSPVAKENKDFPRTEEVSGKPQQRKGPDAEVGKAKREGAVDAHTPNGTEPLKAKVTNGCSTLGIITDHSPEPSFISPLSALQSIMNTHLGKVSKPVSPSLDPLAMLYKISNSMLDNPVYPATPGKQADAIDRYYYENSDQPIDLTKSKSKPLVSSAPDSVSSPLRESALMDISDMVKNLTGRLTPKSSTPSTVSEKSDADGSSFEEALDELSPVHKRKGRQSNWNPQHLLILQAQFASSLRETSEGKYIMSDLGPQERVHISKFTGLSMTTISHWLANVKYQLRRTGGTKFLKNLDTGHPVFFCNDCASQFRTASTYINHLETHLGFSLKDLSKLPLNQIQEQQNVSKVLANKALGPVGAAEDDLGSTFQCKLCNRTFASKHAVKLHLSKTHGKSPEDHLIYVTELEKQ from the exons ATGCAGCAGGATTTTGCTCCACCAAAGTGTCACCTGTCTAG GGGAAATGCCAGGTCTTCTCGCAAGAGGAATGCTCAGTCATGCCAAGTGTCCTGTAACGTCGATGTAAATTCAA ctTATGTTCCTGAGGAAGAACTGAAGGCAGcagaaatagatgaagaaaatgtggaggaggatgggctgTCCCTGGGCATTCAGGAGGGCGACTATGTGTGCAATGAAGAGACAGAGATCAAAGAGGCCCAGAGCTACCAGAACTCCCCCGTCAGCACTGCGACGAACCAGGACGCCGGCTATGGGTCGCCTTTCAGCGAAAACAGCGACCAGCTAGCCCATTTCAAAAGCTCTTcctccagagaagagaaagaggatcCGCAGGGTCCAGACAGCATCTCCTACCCCCAGGACAGCTTGGCACAAATCAAGGCTGTGTATGCAAACTTATTCTCGGAGTCCTGCTGGTCCAGCTTAGCTCTGGATTTAAAGAAGTCCAGTTCCACCACCAGCAACAACGATGTCGGCCAGAAGGAGGGCTCCACTCCCGCCCCTACGCCCCCCACCAGTACCACGGGGACCACGGGGACCACCGCGAGCACACCCAGCTCCAGCTCTGGCTCCAGCTCAGgctccagcaccagcaccagcaccagcagcagTGGCGGCTCGGGCTATGACTGGCATCAGGCGGCCCTGGCCAAGACGCTGCAGCAGACGTCCTCCTATGGGCTGCTCCCCGAGCCCAGCCTTTTCAGCACCGTGCAGCTGTACCGGCAGAACAACAAACTCTATGGCTCTGTGTTCACCGGCGCCAGCAAGTTCCGGTGCAAAGACTGCAGCGCTGCCTACGACACGCTGGTGGAGCTGACGGTGCACATGAACGAGACGGGGCACTACCGTGATGACAACAGGGACAAGGATTCTGAGAAGACCAAGCGGTGGTCCAAGCCCAGGAAGCGCTCCCTGATGgagatggaagggaaggaggacGCCCAGAAAGTGCTCAAGTGCATGTACTGCGGCCACTCTTTTGAGTCCTTGCAAGACCTGAGCGTCCACATGATCAAGACAAAGCATTACCAGAAAGTGCCTCTGAAGGAGCCAGTACCAGCCATCACCAAACTGGTCCCTTCTACCAAAAAGCGAGCGCTCCAGGACCTGGTATCCCCTTGTTCTCCCGAGCCAGCAGGAATCGCTGCGGACGCTGCACTCAGTGAGTCCGCCAAGGATCAGAAGACTGCCAACCCCTACGTGACGCCCAACAACCGCTATGGCTACCAGAACGGTGCCAGCTACACCTGGCAGTTCGAGGCCCGCAAAGCGCAGATCCTCAAGTGCATGGAGTGCGGCAGCTCCCACGACACCTTGCAGCAGCTCACCGCCCACATGATGGTCACCGGCCACTTCTTGAAAGTGACCACCTCTGCCTCCAAGAAAGGGAAGCAGCTGGTGCTGGACCCTGTAGTGGAAGAGAAGATCCAGTCCATACCTTTGCCCCCAACCACGCACACCCGGCTCCCCGCCTCCCACATCAAAAAGCAGCCTGACTCTCCTGTGGGCTCCACGACCTCggaagagaagaaggagccagagaaggagaaggcACCGGCCGCCAGTGACGCGGAGAAGAAGATCAAGGAGGAGAGCGAGGACGGCTCCGAGAAGTTTGAGCCCACCACCCTCTATCAGTACCTCCGTGAGGAGGACCTGGACGACAGCCCCAAGGGCGGGGTGGACATTCTGAAGTCCCTAGAAAACACGGTCTCCACCGCCATCAGCAAAGCCCAGAACGGCGCGCCCTCGTGGGGCGGCTACCCCAGCATCCACGCGGCCTACCAGCTGCCTGGCACCGTGAAGCCGCTGCCGGCAGTGCAGAGCGTGCAGATACAGCCGTCCTACGCCAGCAGCGTGAAGTCGCTGTCCTCAGAGCACAGTGCCCTCCTGCACTCCCCTGGGAGCCTCACGCCACCGCCCCACAAGAGCAACGTGTCGGCCATGGAGGAGCTGGTGGAGAAGGTCACTGGCAAGGTCAGTGTGAAGAAGGAGGAGAGGCCTGCAGAGAAGGAGAGGGGCTCCCCAGCCAAGGCCGTGTCCCCCGTGGCCAAAGAGAATAAAGATTTCCCTAGAACGGAGGAAGTCAGCGGCAAACCGCAGCAGAGGAAGGGCCCCGACGCGGAGGTGGGCAAGGCCAAGAGAGAGGGCGCGGTGGACGCCCACACCCCAAATGGCACCGAGCCTCTCAAAGCCAAAGTCACCAATGGCTGCAGTACCCTGGGGATCATCACGGACCACTCCCCGGAGCCCTCCTTCATCAGCCCGCTGAGCGCGCTGCAGTCCATCATGAACACCCACCTTGGCAAGGTGTCCAAGCCCGTGAGCCCCTCGCTCGACCCACTGGCCATGCTGTACAAAATCAGCAACAGCATGCTAGACAATCCCGTCTACCCCGCCACCCCCGGCAAGCAGGCCGATGCCATCGACCGCTACTACTACGAGAACAGCGACCAGCCCATCGACCTGACCAAGTCCAAAAGCAAGCCCCTGGTGTCCAGCGCACCTGACTCCGTCTCGTCGCCTCTCCGGGAGAGCGCCCTGATGGACATATCTGACATGGTGAAAAACCTCACGGGCCGGCTGACCCCCAAGTCCTCCACGCCCTCCACGGTGTCGGAGAAGTCGGACGCCGACGGCAGCAGCTTCGAGGAGGCGCTGGACGAGCTGTCGCCCGTTCACAAGAGGAAGGGACGACAGTCCAACTGGAACCCCCAGCACCTGCTCATCCTGCAGGCCCAGTTCGCCTCGAGCCTGCGGGAGACCTCGGAAGGTAAGTACATCATGTCGGACCTGGGCCCTCAGGAGCGGGTGCACATCTCCAAGTTTACCGGGCTCTCCATGACCACCATCAGCCACTGGCTGGCCAACGTGAAGTACCAGCTGAGGAGGACAGGGGGGACGAAGTTCCTCAAGAACCTGGACACAGGgcatcctgttttcttttgcaaCGATTGTGCCTCTCAGTTCAGAACTGCTTCTACGTACATAAATCATCTAGA